One part of the Dioscorea cayenensis subsp. rotundata cultivar TDr96_F1 unplaced genomic scaffold, TDr96_F1_v2_PseudoChromosome.rev07_lg8_w22 25.fasta BLBR01000868.1, whole genome shotgun sequence genome encodes these proteins:
- the LOC120255150 gene encoding probable 3-hydroxyisobutyrate dehydrogenase-like 1, mitochondrial yields the protein MLSRFHRILRPLRRSQLVFPLDRRLSMAPTSPETRPISPETTRIGWIGTGVMGRAMAGHLISAGYSLTVFNRTPSKAKTLIDLGARYAESPLAVAQASDVLFLIVGYPSDVRLVGFQALPGLSPGSVLVDMTTSDPSLAAELSSAAIAASCQSIDAPVSGGDRGARSASLSIFAGGDASTVERLKPLFGCMGTVRYMGAAGAGQRAKLGNQIAIASTMVGLVEGMVYAHKVGLDVERWMEAISTGAAGSKSLELYGKRILDRDFEAGFYVHHFVKDLGICLKECETLGLSLPGLALAQQLYVSLVAHGEGGLGTQALALAIERLNNTCLKGGSSGSG from the coding sequence ATGCTTTCTCGCTTTCATCGCATCCTTCGTCCTCTTCGGCGATCCCAGCTCGTCTTCCCGCTCGACCGCCGCCTCTCCATGGCGCCGACATCGCCGGAGACTCGACCCATATCGCCGGAGACCACTCGCATCGGCTGGATCGGCACCGGAGTCATGGGCCGCGCCATGGCTGGGCATCTCATCTCCGCCGGCTACTCCCTCACCGTCTTCAATCGAACTCCATCGAAGGCCAAGACCCTCATAGATCTCGGAGCCCGATACGCTGAATCTCCTCTTGCCGTCGCCCAGGCCTCCGACGTCCTCTTCCTCATCGTCGGTTACCCCTCCGACGTCCGCCTTGTCGGGTTCCAAGCCCTCCCTGGCCTCTCGCCTGGATCCGTCCTCGTTGATATGACCACCAGTGACCCGTCCCTTGCCGCAGAGCTCTCCTCGGCTGCCATCGCCGCCTCCTGCCAGTCTATAGACGCACCTGTGTCTGGCGGTGACCGTGGTGCTCGGTCTGCATCCCTCTCCATATTCGCTGGCGGCGATGCGTCCACCGTCGAGCGTCTTAAGCCCCTTTTTGGATGTATGGGGACGGTGAGGTACATGGGGGCCGCGGGGGCGGGGCAGAGAGCGAAGCTGGGGAACCAGATAGCAATAGCGTCGACGATGGTGGGGCTGGTGGAGGGGATGGTGTACGCGCACAAGGTGGGGCTTGATGTGGAGAGGTGGATGGAGGCGATATCCACCGGCGCCGCAGGGTCGAAGTCGCTGGAACTCTATGGGAAGAGGATCCTGGACAGGGATTTTGAGGCTGGGTTCTATGTGCATCACTTCGTGAAGGATTTGGGGATTTGTTTGAAGGAATGCGAGACCTTGGGACTGTCGTTGCCGGGGCTGGCACTGGCTCAGCAGCTCTATGTTTCGCTTGTGGCTCATGGGGAAGGAGGGCTAGGGACACAAGCGCTGGCATTGGCGATTGAAAGGCTTAACAATACCTGCTTGAAGGGAGGCTCCTCTGGGTCTGGTTGA
- the LOC120255152 gene encoding elongation factor 2, translating to MVKFTVEELRRIMDLKHNIRNMSVIAHVDHGKSTLTDSLVAAAGIIAQEVAGDVRMTDTRQDEAERGITIKSTGISLYYEMTEESLKNYKGERNGNEYLINLIDSPGHVDFSSEVTAALRITDGALVVVDCVEGVCVQTETVLRQALGERIRPVLTVNKMDRCFLELQVEGEEAYQTFSRVIENANVIMATYEDPLLGDVQVYPEKGTVAFSAGLHGWAFTLTNFAKMYASKFGVDENKMMERLWGENYFDPATKKWTTKSTGSSTCKRGFVQFCYEPIKQIINTCMNDQKDKLWPMLQKLGVTMKADEKELIGKALMKRVMQTWLPASNALLEMMIFHLPSPSKAQRYRVENLYEGPLDDMYANAIRNCDPDGPLMLYVSKMIPASDKGRFFAFGRVFAGKVSTGLKVRIMGPNYIPGQKKDLYVKSVQRTVIWMGKKQESVEDVPCGNTVAMVGLDQYITKNATLTNEKEVDAHPIRAMKFSVSPVVRVAVQCKVASDLPKLVEGLKRLAKSDPMVVCTMEESGEHIVAGAGELHLEICLKDLQEDFMGGAEIIVSDPVVSFRETVLEKSCRTVMSKSPNKHNRLYMEARPLEEGLAEAIDDGRIGPRDDPKVRSKILSEEFGWDKDLAKKIWCFGPETTGPNMVVDMCKGVQYLNEIKDSVVAGFQWASKEGALAEENMRGICFEVCDVVLHADAIHRGGGQVIPTARRVIYASQLTAKPRLLEPVYLVEIQAPEQALGGIYGVLNQKRGHVFEEMQRPGTPLYNIKAYLPVIESFGFSSTLRAATSGQAFPQCVFDHWDMMSSDPLEAGSQAGQLVAEIRKRKGLKEQMTPLSEFEDKL from the exons ATGGTGAAGTTCACAGTTGAAGAACTCCGGAGGATTATGGATCTTAAACATAACATCCGTAACATGTCTGTCATTGCCCATGTTGATCATG GCAAATCTACTCTTACAGACTCTCTTGTGGCAGCTGCTGGTATTATTGCACAGGAAGTTGCTGGTGATGTTCGGATGACAGATACCCGTCAGGATGAGGCAGAACGTGGTATCACAATCAAGTCTACTGGGATTTCTCTTTACTACGAGATGACTGAAGAGTCTTTAAAGAATTACAAGGGGGAGAGAAATGGAAATGAGTATCTCATTAACCTTATTGATTCCCCTGGACAtgttgatttttcttctgaGGTCACTGCAGCTCTCCGTATTACTGATGGTGCCCTTGTTGTCGTTGATTGTGTGGAGGGTGTATGTGTGCAAACTGAAACTGTTCTGAGGCAGGCACTGGGAGAAAGAATTAGGCCTGTGCTGACTGTCAATAAGATGGACCGTTGCTTCTTAGAGCTTCAGGTGGAAGGTGAAGAAGCCTATCAGACTTTCTCACGTGTCATTGAGAATGCTAATGTCATTATGGCTACATATGAAGATCCTCTCCTTGGTGATGTTCAAGTTTACCCAGAGAAAGGAACTGTTGCCTTTTCTGCTGGATTACACGGTTGGGCCTTCACACTTACGAACTTTGCCAAAATGTATGCTTCTAAATTTGGAGTTGATGAGAACAAGATGATGGAGAGATTATGGGGTGAAAATTACTTTGACCCGGCAACCAAGAAGTGGACTACTAAGAGCACTGGTTCTTCAACTTGCAAGCGTGGCTTTGTTCAGTTCTGTTATGAACCAATCAAGCAGATCATCAACACTTGCATGAACGATCAGAAGGACAAGTTGTGGCCCATGCTGCAGAAACTTGGTGTCACCATGAAAGCTGATGAGAAAGAATTGATTGGCAAGGCTTTGATGAAGAGGGTGATGCAAACTTGGCTACCTGCGAGCAATGCTCTTCTTGAAATGATGATCTTTCACCTTCCATCTCCATCCAAGGCACAAAGGTACCGTGTGGAGAACTTGTATGAGGGCCCTCTTGATGACATGTATGCCAATGCTATCAGAAACTGTGACCCTGATGGTCCTCTCATGCTCTATGTTTCTAAGATGATTCCAGCATCAGATAAGGGTAGGTTCTTTGCCTTTGGTCGTGTTTTTGCTGGCAAGGTTTCCACTGGTCTGAAGGTAAGAATCATGGGACCTAACTACATACCTGGGCAGAAGAAAGATCTGTATGTGAAGAGCGTCCAGAGAACTGTCATCTGGATGGGTAAGAAGCAAGAGTCTGTGGAGGATGTGCCCTGTGGGAATACTGTTGCAATGGTTGGTTTAGATCAATATATCACCAAAAATGCAACATTGACAAATGAAAAGGAGGTTGATGCTCACCCAATCAGAGCGATGAAGTTCTCTGTGTCTCCTGTTGTGCGTGTTGCAGTGCAGTGCAAGGTTGCTTCTGACCTTCCCAAGCTTGTTGAAGGTTTGAAGCGCTTAGCCAAGTCTGATCCTATGGTTGTTTGCACAATGGAAGAGTCTGGCGAGCATATTGTTGCAGGTGCTGGAGAGCTCCATCTTGAGATCTGCTTGAAAGACTTGCAGGAGGATTTTATGGGTGGAGCTGAGATTATTGTGTCTGACCCTGTTGTTTCTTTCCGTGAAACTGTGCTCGAAAAGTCATGTAGGACAGTCATGAGCAAGTCCCCCAACAAGCATAACAGGCTCTACATGGAAGCAAGGCCGTTGGAAGAGGGGCTTGCTGAGGCAATTGATGACGGCCGCATAGGCCCAAGGGATGATCCTAAAGTTAGGTCGAAGATTCTCTCTGAAGAGTTTGGTTGGGACAAGGATCTTGCCAAGAAGATCTGGTGCTTCGGTCCTGAGACGACTGGCCCAAACATGGTTGTTGATATGTGTAAGGGAGTTCAGTACCTCAATGAAATCAAGGATTCTGTGGTGGCTGGCTTCCAATGGGCTTCCAAGGAAGGTGCACTTGCTGAGGAAAACATGAGGGGCATATGCTTTGAGGTGTGCGATGTTGTCTTGCACGCTGATGCTATCCACAGGGGTGGTGGCCAGGTTATTCCAACCGCAAGAAGAGTCATTTATGCTTCCCAGCTGACTGCCAAGCCTCGACTTCTTGAACCTGTATACCTTGTCGAAATCCAGGCACCTGAGCAAGCACTTGGAGGCATCTATGGTGTTCTGAACCAGAAGCGAGGCCACGTATTTGAAGAGATGCAGAGGCCCGGAACCCCATTGTACAACATCAAAGCCTACCTCCCTGTCATCGAGTCCTTTGGTTTCTCCAGCACACTGAGGGCTGCCACATCTGGCCAGGCTTTCCCACAGTGCGTCTTTGATCACTGGGACATGATGTCTTCCGATCCATTGGAGGCTGGTTCGCAGGCTGGACAACTTGTGGCGGAAATTCGCAAGAGGAAGGGTCTCAAGGAGCAAATGACACCTCTGTCTGAGTTCGAGGACAAGCTGTGA